The Triticum urartu cultivar G1812 chromosome 6, Tu2.1, whole genome shotgun sequence genome includes the window accactatcgttttggagttatgcattagagacagctgcattcacgttaaatagggcaccatctaaatccgttgagatgacaccatatgaactatggtttggcaagaaacctaagctgtcgtttcttaaagtttggggttgcgatgcttatatgaaaaagtttcatcctgataagctcaaactcaaatcgaagaagtgcgtcttcataggatatccaaaggaaactattggatacaccttctatcacagatccgaaggcaagacttttgttgctaaattcggaaactttctggagaaggagtttctctcgaaagaagtgagtgggaggaaagtagaacttgataaggtaattgtacctgctcccttattggaaagtagtacatcacagaaaactgtgtctgtgacacctacaccagttagtgaggaagctaatgatgatgatcatgaaacttcagaacaagatactaccgaacctcgtagatcaaccagagtaagatccgcgccagagtggtacggtaatccttttctggaagtcatgctactagatcatgatgaacctacgaactatgaggaagcgatgatgagcccagattccgcgaaatggtttgaggccatgaaatctgagatatgatccatgtatgagaacaaagtatggactttgatggatttgcccgatgatcggcaagccatagaaaataaatggatcttcaagaggaagacggacgctgatagtagtgttactatctacaaagctagaattgtcgcaaaaggtttttgacaagttcaaggtgttgactacgatgagagtttctcactcgtatctatgcttaagtctgtccgaatcatgttagcaattgccgcgttttatgaaatctggcaaatggataaacaaaactgcattctttaatggatttactaaagaagagttgtatacgatgcaactagaaggttttgtcgatcctaaaggtgtctaacaaaatgtgcaagctccagcgatccatctatggactggtgcaagcatctcggagttggaatatacgctttgataagttgatcaaagcatatagttttatacagacttgcggtgaagcctgtatttacaagaaagtgagtgggagcactacaagcatttctgataagtatatgtgaatgacatattgttgatcgaaaataatgtagaattattctgcaaagcataaaggagtgtttgaaaggagtttttcaaagaaagacttcggtgaagctgcttacatattgagcttcaagatctatagagatagatcaagacgcttgataagttttttcaatgagtacataccttgacaagattttgaagtagttcaaaatggagcagtcaaagaaagagttcttgcctgtattacaaggtgtgaagttgagtaagactcaaagcccgaccacggcagaagatagaaagagaatgaaagtcattccctatgcctcagtcataggttctataaagtatgccatgctgtataccagatctattgtatgccctaccactgagtttggcaagggagtacgatagtgatctaggagtagatcactggacagcggtcagaattatccttagtggaataaggatatgtttctcgattatggaagtgaaaaaaggttcgtcgtaaagggttacgccgatgcaagttttgacactagatagatgactctaagtctcggtctagatacatattgaaagtgggagcaattagctagagtagctccatgcagagcattgttgacatagaatttgcaaaatacatgcggatctgaatgtggcagacccgttgactaagattctctcacaagcaaaacatgatcacaaccttagtactccttgggtgttaatcacatagcgatgtgaactagattactgatcTAGTAaacctttgggtgttggtcacatagcgatgtgaactatgggtgttagatcacatgatgatgtgaactatcgatgttaatcacatggtgatgtgatctaagattattgactctagtggaagtgggagactgaaggaaatatgccctagaggcaataataaagttattatttatttccttatttcatgataaatgtttattattcatgctagaattgtattaaccggaaacataatacatgtgtgaatacatagacaaacagagtgtcactagtatgcctctacttgactagctcgttaatcaaagatggttatgtttcctaaaccatgaacaaagagttgttatttgattaacgaggtcacatcattagttgaatgatctgattgacatgacccattccattagcttagcacccgatcgtttagtatgttgctattgctttcttcatgacttatacatgttcctatgactatgagattatgcaactcccgtttgccggaggaacactttggtgctaccaaacgtcacaacgtaactgggtgattataaaggagctctacaggtgtctccaaaggtacatgttgggttggcgtatttcgagattaggatttgtcactccgattgtcggagaggtatctctgggccctctcggtaatgcacatcacataagccttgcaagcattgcaactaatgagttagttgcgagatgatgtattacggaacgagtaaagagacttgccggtaacgagattgaactaggtattggataccgacgatcgaatctcgggcaagtaacataccgatgacaaagggaacaacgtatgttgttatgcggtctgaccgataaagatcttcgtagaatatgtaggagccaatatgggcatccaggtcccgctattggttattgaccggagacgtgtctcggtcatgtctacattgttctcgaaccgtagggtccgcacgcttaaggtttcgatgacagttatattatgagtttatgagttttgatgtaccgaaggagttcggagtcccggatgagatcggggacatgacgaggagtctcgaaatggtcgagacgtaaaaatcgatatattggacgactatattcggacatcggaaaggttccgagtgatccgagtatttttcggagtaccggagagttacgggaattcgccggggagtatatgggccttattgggcttttggggaaagagataggagaggttgggcgcccccccccaaggcctagtccaaattggactagggggaagggctgcgccccctccttccttctctcttcttttcccttgccttgactcctactcctaatacatggaaggactcctagttggactaggaaagggggaatcctactctcggtgggagtaggactcccctagggcgcgccatagagagggccggccctcccctcctccactcctttatatacgggggcagggggcaccccatagacacacaagttgatcctcgtgatcgttccttagccgtgtgcggtgccccctccaccatattccacctcggtcatattgttgcagtgcttaggcgaagccctgccggtagaacatcaagatcgtcaccacgccgtcgtgctgacggaactcttccccgacgctttgctggatcggagcccggggatcgtcatcgagctgtacgtgtgctaagaactcggaggtgccggagtaacggtgcttggatcggtcggatcgggaagacgtacgactacttcctctacgttgcgtcaacgcttccgcagtcggtctgcgtgggtacgtagacaacactctcccctctcgttgctatgcatcaccatgatcttgcgtgtgcgtaggaatttttttgaaattactacgttccccaacaatttgaactagttgaattaatataactagtttatttttagtatgaaaattaataaacaagtttatttttagtaagaaaatttaggtatatgagatttgatgatctaatcaaaatattaatatatagaactacctactttattttagtaagaaattaatagaactagtttatttttagtaaatgcttagttgaattaatagaactagtttatttagtttaattaatagaactagtaagtgtttaatgtttcacctatatatgaacatatatgttagatattagatgaattagttcaattaattagttgaactagttagttgaattagtttaattaattaggtatattcttcgtaagtgcttagttgaactagttgaattaacagaatttgttgaattaatagaactaataagtgtttaatgtttcacctatgaacataggaatgtcgtctgatgacgaacacgatttcattatgtgtaaatactgcgaagaccagcgcggcctgtgcggccAAAATTTTCTAGTTCatgatagacgcttcagcatcaagctggataaGAATTttgaagtggatacagtaagtcacaatgacaagtcttttttcctaattaagcatgacttatgcttcattttgcttcaccttttaattttaatttttcactattctactagcgtatcccctgccatgcaagatttttgtcttggataagataggtttcagtcctaacgaaactatggaggtaaaaagagtttacttgaagaccgagcatggttataccttcaacgtcaaattatacaatgcagacacatacacctattttgaatgcaaaacttggcaagcactatgcaagtcTTATGCATTtaagcctgatatggttatcacctttgatattcgtccgaaagatgatattgaaggtaatagagacatcagggtcgatgtgcagatgcctccagttctaccattatgtaagtttcttaaccatatttatgtctttgatatgaGGTTATTTAaaccagttgaataattaatagatctcaattaatattgacagcttacttccagtcaagcaaacatgtccgacgcttggtagacaggaccatccactgtcccggggctgaactaaactgcgaggagacaagtcattatgtttcatggcttgaggatcttgatgctgtcaagacaaatttctttcctgcacttagaaatgttagtactcaaaacgtgcgaccaatagtgttcgtactgaactacggtcacatatatttaggaaagatggtaagatttctactatttcttctcagtgcatcttttgcatacattatttttttaagctaaacttcgttgctaagtatgttactatacgatgttcttcaacagggactcccgatgattgttgtgcctgattggatcgaagactaaaggtaccatgaatattgttagcttatggccaagatatcctacaatgcactttagtgcattcaggatttctaatagcgaggaatgcttaatagtaaaagactggagcaaaattgtgaacgatcacagagaagtactagggggcagcaatcagaagcgcaacccacgattaggagacatggttcatctgcatgctccaatatgatgaatcagcaaagctatacatgttctatgctattttacctgagagagagcagcaggagtgattaattagctagttcatgctcttagtacttgtactctcatgtccgtgttcttcgtcctgaacttaatctcaaacagtgatttgcttttgtggtgttatgaacgcttataatatcattaccatgttgaactcgatgatatctttgctatgaaaaccgttggtggatgatatatatgatgcaagagtttttatattaattaatatgatgatgatgatgatgagttattatatcatttatgaaagaaattgcatattagtttcaactggatggattctagctaagtgatcaagtatatatatgccatatccatattacctcgatcacttaagtaggtgatcaagtatatataatatggatatgacatatacttgatgacttagctaggatccacacgcatccagtcaaactaatcacctaatgatttaacaactcattataatgtaaaacaatcactaaattaaattgaaaataCATAATTAAAGTAAAAAAACCAAAACACACCAAAACATTTAGTACCgcttggtgttaccaaccggtactaatgtcctacgcgcccacggagctggctcgtgccacgtgtttgccctttagcaccggttcatgctgaaccggtactaaaggggggggcctttagtgcccacaatttagtgccggttaccgaaccggcactaaagccccttacgaaccggtgctattgctcggttctgcactagtgatgGTATTCTTAACTGTGGTGAAAGAATGACACGTATAAAGTTATGTGCTATCGCTCTGCTAAAATACGAGTTAACGTGTGAAAATCATGCAGCAAATACACTAAAATAATAAATTGAAAACCAATAGTATCCTTAAATGGAAATGGAGTTTACTTGAACAAAATCAACACCAACGAGATAAAATGTACAAGGAAAATGTGTACGACACGAACAAGTCTATCACATCACATCATCTCATGCTACTGCTTCTACATAAATTGTATTGTGTGGCCATGTTTTACAAGAGAGAACAATATTGATGCAACAATAACAATTCCCGGCGGATGAGATAACAACAAAGGGGGTCATAGCTCGATCTAGGCAGGAGTGTGCCATGTCGGAGCCACGACATGCCATAGGTGGGTGAGGGCGAGGACGACCTAGGTGGGAGTGTGTCATGTCAGAGCAGTGACGTGCTACAGATAGAGGGGCAAGGGCAACCTGGCGCGACATGGCGGTGTCGTTCTGGGCCAAAAGAGGTTGAGGGGTGGTCCGGTGGTGTCCTATGCTGAGCTCGTCAGTGATGCTGATCTAGGGGGAAGGGGACAATGTGAAGCACCAGATGCCTCCAATGCTCCATGACTCGAGGCAATGGTTGCCCATCGTGAGAGGAGGGCAAGAACTGCCTGAAAAGCTCCCTCCACGCATGTCGTCGCCATCTTCTTATCTTATACTCTCAATTTCCTCCCAAATTGAGATAGGCCTAGGAGAGTGGTGACTCTATTTTATATACTATTTTTCGAGGGTATTTAGCTTGGTTTAACCAAGGGTTTTTCCTCTTCACAGACGAATATTTATCGAAACTAGAGAAACCTCGTATTCTTGATTGATTTTCAGGACCAGATACTTCTAGAAGGATATAAAACCATACTTGGGTGATTGAGGGGGAAATATATATTTTTCTCTTAGGAACAAACTGCATATCACGTCAATATAAGAGAAGAAGACACGTCATATGAGCGTGACTGCTTGTATAGTTGGTCGTACTAAGAGCCGTCGCCTTCCCCTCATCTAAACTAGCAACTTCCATAGCTAGGAGACACACAACAGAACAACGGGGGAGGCAAAGACAACGACCAGAGCAGAGGAAGAGAGATCCAGGGAGAATCGCTCCACCCTTATCCATTCCGGTTCCTCTACACCGACATCCTCCATTACATGACCGACAACACCACGATTAGAGAAAGATTCCAACTTATAAGCTTAAGGTTCATAAACTGTATTCATACTTTGACCTAGAGATCCTAATATGGTTAATCATTCATCTTCGTGACAAACTACCATAAAACCGAGATGATTCCTTTTATTTGATCTATGTGTTTTGTTATTATTTACCTCTCATCCGCGAGTAATTCCCGTGGGCATGGGAGATGTAAGGGGTTGGTAAGATGTGTTTGTCCATGTTCCTTATCTTGATAATCTTGTGGGATTAGTTTGATGACTGGTTATTAGGTTGATTATCCTTGGCATTCATAATGCTTGTTCTCCAATTTAAGGGACCAGAGAACATGATTGAGAGATTTACAAGGGTAAGCACTTATTGTCCATGACTATAGAGTTACCGTTGACCCTTCGAAGCAAATActtgcatgcagctgccgacaaCTTGATAAAACTGGTACATTGTGTGCTCATGCTCGTATCTTGGTTTGATGAATATCAAGTCATTACCTTCATAATATGTGTTAAAGTGATGGGCACGAGAAGCACATAGTGGAACAATATAGGACAACAAGGTAATCAATATGATAAAAGAAACAAATATGAATGCAGTGCTTCGCTATGGATTTATGTCCCACAAAATTTTCAGATTGAGCAGCCAACTTTCTAGAATGCACCGTGTTGTAGACAACACTGTTAACATCCTTGGTAAGCAAACTGAAAAAAAAACAATGCATGTACAAGCAATTACAAGTATATCCATGTACAGTTCCCACAAATGTTAGTCCACCAAAAGACTCTTTGATTAATGTAGCCTAAAAAAATGGAGGTTGGAGCGAAAAAAATCAAAACGACAAATAACTTGGCTCGATGAGACGCACATGGCTAAGAAAAAAAATAGATAAACAAAGTTAGATCGCGGTTTGGGGAGGAGTTGGGGAATGATGATGCACATGCACAGGCAGCCTATATGTTGGTAATAACAATTGTGTTcaactccctccgttcctaaatatttgtctttctagatatttAGAAAGACAAATATCCGCAATGAAGATTACAAGGCCAATCCTTGCTTCACTCAGTCAACTTCTGCCTATGGCAACACTTTGCCATTCTGTAATGTTCAGTTATGTTACAGTTGAAATCAGTTCTCTATCTAAGTTGAGAGTCTAAACAAGCAATGAAGATTACAAAGCCAATCTTCACTCAACTTCTGATTATGGCAACATTTGCCATTCTGTAATGTTCAGTTATGCTACAGTTTAAATCAGTTCCCTCCTGCCACCTGCAGATTACGACGACTTCCAATTCAGTGATCCAAGTCTAAAAATTTCAGCTCATTCAGTCACAGCAATTACGTTGAGTTACGTACATCCATCTCTATTTGTCACACTCAATTCAGTCACGACGGTGACACTATCATTATCTGCTCTCAAATTGGAGTAGTTTACAATATGCTCCTAGAGTCTCGACAGGAACAACACTGCCATGACAGACAGCGCCGAGGCCAGTGTCATATGGCAGTAGTATATGCTCCTAGAATGTCGCGCCGCAGCTCGCCGGCGGGCCGGGTCAGTAGGGCCGCTCCCCGACGACGTTCCCCGGCGGGTAGTAGTTGCAGGTGATGAAGACGCCGCCGTCGTCGCAGACGACGCGCGCGCAGCCGACGTAGGCGGTGCGGCGCCACACGATCTGCGTGTAGTGGCCGCACTCCCGGCCGGGCGCGCACGCGTTGGCGGCGTACGAGTAGTCCACGCCCTCCGCCGCCCAGTCCTTGACGGCGTCCCCGGGCCGCCACgccgcgccggcgccgccccaGAAGATGTTCTCGCCCAGCGCGAACTGGCCCTCCGGGAACGAGTGCCGCAGCGCGCAGTCCGCCCGGCGCTGCGACGCCCACGACCGCGCGTACGACTCCAGCCGCGGCGACCACGCCAGCGGCAGCTCCCACCGCGCCATCCGCACCGCGTTGTGGTAGTAGAGGaactccgccgcctccgcccacGCGCCGAGGCCGCCCAGCGCCGCGCCGGCCGCGGCGCCGTCTCCCCCGCCGTCGCAGTCCGCGCACCGCGCTGCCGAGGCGTTGTACACCGTCGCGTTGTACTTGTGGTGGGCTCCCGGCGCCGGCGCCGTGGCATGTGCTCCCCGGAGTAGTAGGCAAAGGCAATGGATGTGGAGGCTGGAGACGAGCAGAGCGGCGAGAGGCTTCATGGTTTCTCACTCCCCCTGATTCTCCAGAGTAGTGGTCAGTGGAGTGTGGGTGCGTTCTGGAGCAGAGCTGGGATTGGATGAAGCGACCCAAAAATATATGTACTGCGAGCTCACAGACACAGAGCAACAGGCGATTCGTTTGTCTTTTGCATTGGGCGCGCGCCCGTGACCGTGAGAGCGGCGGCCGCTTGATAATTGCATTTCATCAAGCTGGGTTGTGTCATGAGCACTGCTACATGAACGACATTTACCCGACGATACATGCACGACATGCATATCAGGCCATCCATGGACAAAGCTAAAGCagcagctaacggctggattagccatcgtccgagtgtcgttcagcgCTGTATCATCTGTGAAGTATTTCCGTTGTGTCATCTTGTGTGCTACTCCAACTTGGGTCGTGGCGACATGGATTCTGCGAGGACGAAACATTCCTACGTATGCATGCACTAGGTGCTTGTGTAAATTTCCGTGACCGTGTGGATCGTGATACTACCACGTACTGCTACATTCCCACGGACAGAGCGTTTATGGCACAGTGTTGACCGCTGGGGTTGCCAGAGGTACGTAGGACGGGTAGGTGGATCCGTGGATCAGCACTCACTACCGCATAACTGCCATGTCGTCGGTAAGACTCGACTGCGAGATTCACACATTTTCCCCATGCGACACTTGTACTGATCGGTGATCACATTCGATAGCTTTACCAAGGCGATGCAGCGAGCTTGGCCCGTGACCACGGTCGGTACCGACCGGTTTCATTTCAAGACGCTTCCACAGTCACGAGCGCGCACCACCGGTCACAGGCCGGCATCGCTAGCTGCCCCTGCCATGCCCGGGGGTCCAGCTCCGCTCCCCCGTGCAGCCACTGTGTGAAGGACGTGTGGTGGGTGCGCGCGGCGTGACGTGACCAACCGCTCCGTGCATGGGGGGCTGAGGAGCTTGGCGTTGCGTGCGTACGTGTCTCCTCCGAGAGCGTTCTCCGCGGACGCCGCCAAATCTCGGATGGTGCATGGCAACGCCCAGCCAACCGCCGGCTCGCTCGGTTGTGGTACGTGTCTCCACCGCCAGCGCTCCGGGCTGAGCGGTGCATGCCAACCGCCGGCTCGTTCAGTTATGGATATGCTCGGGCCAAGATCactcgagctgtttttctgaaaCATAAGTTCATATATATACACAGCGGCGATTCTACATGTAGTCTGTGGGTCAATTGACCCACAGCCCCCCACCCCTCCAACACCCCCGCGCAAAAAAAGAACGAGCCATAGTTTTTTTTAAATCACTGTACATGTACTATATACTATGAAGGAAATTATCCCAAGAATTACTAATGACCCCACAAAAAAGCATTCCTATAGATGCACGCATGCATATGTGCTATTTCTATGAGCACCTTCTGACTCGGCGGGTCTTGCGATTGATGAAGTCATCACATATGCCTCGTAAATGATGAGAACATTGCCTTCCATTGAAAAACATTCTGCCATAATGAGACCCATAGGTTTTGACCAGATCCAAATAGTTCGATAGATTGGGCGTTTAGCAGTATTTTTTCTAGAAAAGGAGGAACTATCCGGTTTTCTACATTATTGTGATACACACAACCATGTCTTTTTAGAAGCGCAAGAAGTGAAAGAGTTGTGTTGCTAGATTTTTCTTTTGGGATCATGAAGCTAGAAGAGGGCATTCTAAAAAAATAAAGCTAGCACAGTGTCACCGGGAGCTATACTATGCTGGCGCAAACATTAACAAAACCTCATAATGATGGAGTTCTATGGCTTAAGAGAGATTTACGGCTTTCACATGGCAATGCTGGCGCGACAGGGATGGAGGATGATCCAAAATCCAGGGTCCTTGTGCGAGTCTTTGGAGCAAAGTATTTTTCGGACAATACTTGTTGAATGATATTCCCTCTGTCCCATATTAAGTGCCGCTCAAACGGATTTATCTAGCACTAGCATCTCATAATCGTGGAGGGGCATCTTAGGCACAGGGGAGAAAATAAAACATGTGGGGCGATCCGTGACTACCCTGCCCATGGGAGGAACTCTGTAACCGGTGGCGGTGAGGGGCATGAACTTGCTGAGCCATGTTTTTGTGCTTATTTGCCCTGTCACAAAAGAGTGGGGCAGTGACCTAGTGGAACAATGCTTTGGAAGGGAGGATGTTGCAGTGATAAAATCAATTCCTATGGGGGAGAATTTTGAAGACTCGCTTTGCTTGGCACTATGACAAAAAAGGGCTTTTCTTGGTGAAATTTGCTTACAGGCTCTATACTGAAGATAGAAAACCTTAGCAGTAACGCTGGGTGtccctcttttattttttttggcAAACCACTGGTTGCCCCTCTAGTTCCAGTGTTAGTTGAAGAGCCTCCACCTTCGCCCAGTATCTGAAAGTTAACTGTTCCAAACAGGATAATGCACTTTGCTTGGAGGTTGGCGCACTGGCCGTTGAGATCAAACTCAATCGAACATGGATGGTTATCAATCCAAATTGTTTCCTATGCAGTGGGGATTTTGAAGACTGCGGGCATCTGTTTTTCAAGTGCAAACTGTAATTAGTGAAGCATGTGTGGAGCGAATGTGGATTGGAAGAACAAAGAGTGCTCCTTAGCCCCAAAGTAAATGCTAGAGAGGTGATGAAAAAAATTCTGCAGCATGAAGGAGGATGACCATTATAGTGTTGTTGCGGACACTGTGGAATCGACAAAAAAATCAGAGAAGGGGGAAGGCAAAAAAATCAGGAGAAGCAGCGTGGATTATCGATCAAACACCCGACAACAGAGTTCCTGAAACTGTCGAAATCAAACAAAGAAGAGAAGATGGTGCATAGGCAAAAATGGAGACCTCCTGAGAGGTGTGGAAGCTGAAAGCTCTGATTTGTCACCCCTGTGTGTGATTTTTGAAGACGTGAAGGCTTTTGCTAGACTGCATTTTTTT containing:
- the LOC125512750 gene encoding pathogenesis-related protein PRB1-3-like, with translation MKPLAALLVSSLHIHCLCLLLRGAHATAPAPGAHHKYNATVYNASAARCADCDGGGDGAAAGAALGGLGAWAEAAEFLYYHNAVRMARWELPLAWSPRLESYARSWASQRRADCALRHSFPEGQFALGENIFWGGAGAAWRPGDAVKDWAAEGVDYSYAANACAPGRECGHYTQIVWRRTAYVGCARVVCDDGGVFITCNYYPPGNVVGERPY